A window of Desulfovibrio sp. genomic DNA:
GCGCAAGGCACAAAGGAGCGCGCATGGATTTCAAGACTGCGGTCAGGACGTGTCTGTTTCGCAAGTACAGCGACTTCAAGGGCCGTGCTTCGCGGTCGGAATTCTGGTGGTTCGTGCTTTTTGGCGCCATCGTCAATTCGTTTTTGGGGATTTTCAGCAATGCCTCGCCACAGACAGGCATGCTGGCAAGCGGCATTGTGACTCTTATGTTGCTGCTGCCGCATCTTGCGGTGACGGCCCGCCGCCTGCACGATGCCAACCTTTCCGGCTGGGTTCAGGCGGCCCCCTTAGGGCTGGCCGCGCTCGGCGGGCTTGCCCTGCATCTTGACTTTGGCACATCCGCGTATATGTGCATCATGTTGGCTGGCCTGAGTGGTCTTGGGCTGCTCGTCCTTTATGCCCGCAGGGGCACTGTTGGCCCCAACCGTTTTGGCCCCGACCCGCTGGAAGACGGGGCGGCCGCATCCACGCCCGCAGCCGCACCCGCAGACAGGCCGGCTTCTGCTGGCGGGGACGGTGCTGGCACTACTGATAATGGCTGGGCACGGCTGGCTTCAAAGCCAGACGATACCCGGGCGCAGGGCAGGGATGCCTCCGGCGTGAAGCCGGGGCAGCGTGCCGTGCCTGACAAAAGAGACTGATCCGTCTTTTTGGAGCATTTTACCTTTGAGAATATACATTCTCAAAGTTTAAAACACGCTCACTACGGCGTTTAACCGCGCAGATAAACTGCGCTTACGCCTTCGCGGCGGGCGACTGCGTGAGCAGCCGCCAGAGCAATTTCACTTTGAAATTGCTCTAACCCCGCTGGTTCGCGCTGGCAGCCGCTTTGCAGCGGCTATTGCAAGACCTGCGGCTATAGCGTATGGCCCGGAAATCCTATGCCATACTGTGAGGACACATATGTTCCGTAATGCAAAAAATGTCGGGTATTATATGATTGGCCAGGGCAGCCTGAGCCAGCTTGGAGATCTTTTGGCCGCACGCCGCAAGGCTGTGGCTGGCCCCGCA
This region includes:
- a CDS encoding DUF805 domain-containing protein gives rise to the protein MDFKTAVRTCLFRKYSDFKGRASRSEFWWFVLFGAIVNSFLGIFSNASPQTGMLASGIVTLMLLLPHLAVTARRLHDANLSGWVQAAPLGLAALGGLALHLDFGTSAYMCIMLAGLSGLGLLVLYARRGTVGPNRFGPDPLEDGAAASTPAAAPADRPASAGGDGAGTTDNGWARLASKPDDTRAQGRDASGVKPGQRAVPDKRD